From the genome of Rhinolophus ferrumequinum isolate MPI-CBG mRhiFer1 chromosome 24, mRhiFer1_v1.p, whole genome shotgun sequence:
atatagtcaataacgttgcaacaactatgtatagtgccaggtgggtattagactaattGGGGGCGGAGTGGGGGGAGGTCACtgcaaacattaaataaatgtctaacccctatgctgtacacctccaactaatataaaataatactgaatgtcaattgtaactgaaaaaaataatttaaaagaaagcaaatgtgacaatactactgcagcactatttataattttttttcttaggtaCAAAGATCCCAATAGTCCAATAATAGGGCACTGCTGAAGTAAATTAGACTCTGCTCATATGATAACGAGCTactaaaaagaacaaagtaaatttCAATGTTCAATGTATTATAATGATGCCCATAGTAGATTGCTGAgtttttcaaaaaacattaactttgaaaatattgtcataagtgaaaaaagccagaaacaaaaggccacattttatgtttctacgtatatgaaatgcccagaataagCAAAACCTGAGACAGAAAATAATTAGCGGTGGCCAGGGTTTATGAGGTATATGGGGGAACTGAGAGGTGTAGGGATTTGGGGGGCCGTCGGGGGTGGGTGATGGAAacattctgaaattagatagtgatggttgtacaacccTATGAATACAcgaaaaccactgaactgtacactttaaaactgttaaaatgttatatgaattttaataaaaatttaagaggcACGTGCATGAGTGTGTTCATGTATATATAAGCCactgggggaaagaaaaacagtactCATATGGTCTGATAAAATGCACACCAATCTGAGGGGAGTTATGCGGGGAGTGAAATTGGTGGGGGGGACAGCAATTTCACTTCTTGGTattgtgttttttcccttctgGGTAAAACTACTatactttttttcctctattaCGATCCATCCTGAAACCCTTCTCTTCTCTTGAACTCTAAAAATACAGATGTTCTAACAGTTTTCTCTACCTTCGATTCTCCTTCCATGCTTTAAAACATtgacataatttacatataaaatctacttatttcaagtgtacactttAATGATTTTAGTAAACATACCGTTATGTAACTCCTGCTCATGTGTAGTCAATACCCACTTCCTCCCCCAGCAACTACTAATCTGTTGACTCTCTACATTTGTTTTTTCTGGTAATTCATGTAATTGGAATCTGATATGTGGTGTTTCatatctggcttttttttttttttttacttagcatgttttttGAGGGTCGTCCATGTTGAGATAAtaatccattcctttttattgctgtgcaGAGGGATTATTTTAATCATGTTGTgtaacaggaaaaggaaagacattctcattttgaaaattaaaacataatagaGCTTTTAGGACCATTGATTGCCTAAAGACTCTAAAGTCCTATAATATTATGAAAGAtcacaaaactgaaaactgtTAGCAAATGTGTGACTAAATTTCACAAACACTCATTTAAACTATATttagctgggggaaaaaatgaaataacagggcggctggatgactcagttggttagagggtgagctctcaacaaagttgccagttcaattcccacatgggatggtgggctgcgccccctggaactaaagattgaaaacagcgactggacttggagctgagctgcaccctccacaactagattgaaggacaacgacttggagctaatgggtcctggagaaacacactgttccccaatattccccaactaaaaaaaaaaaaagagataaccATATTGCTTTTTCTACTTTTAGGAGAATCAGTTAAACCAAGTAGGTATAAATTTACAAGCACCTTAAATGTTTCCACTGAGTAcctcatttgttttctcatttaaaaaatttcttgtGCAGCAAGTGTTGAAAAgctatttaaaacacattaatgAATAATCACCCTTCAAGCTATCAGCAGATTTAGTGGTAGTTTCAGAAATAAACCAAATTTATATATGCAAGGTAAGCTTAATTAGTTAAGCTCACAAAATATGTAATATCCGATTTTTAGAACTTAATGTGCTCAAGAAAGTATTCGTGCTTTTAAATGAGAAGAACAGCTCTGCATTTAATTAGTCCTCATTTGAGTAtgtcatcattttaatttatttgcacAAACACAGGACATTGTGCTCCATCAGCAGATAATGTTCTTCATTAACTAGAGTAGGAACTTTGTGCACAAGAGTAGAAGAAATACTCTCATCTGTGATGCAAAAATCAGAACTGCACACGACCAGATTTATTCTGCAGGTTTTATGGTCACCCTACACATTCGTTAATAATAACACCTATTTGACTAAGCACTCTGCCACTCCTTAGAaatcaatatttgtttcatttacatattgcccagttataaaatgggtattttaattattaatgagcAAAGTAAATTACTGAAATTCAAGTAATAGCGTTGTACCAAAATTCAAACAGTAACAATTTGGATGGTAACAGAAGTATAGTTAATTAAACCTCAATTATTTCTTCATTGGTGGTATACAGTAATAACAGCCCAGATTGCAGAGATAATGGGGAGGACAGGCTTTCTGTAGGCTGTTCAAAAGTAAACACTATTTGCTTAACAAGCTAAGGGCAGGTCACTTATCTGTTCATTTAAGCTCAGGAACCAGTTCTTCCTTAGGACATCTTGTTACAGCCACTCCCTCCCtcaaatcctaaaaaaaaaaagagaaaaagcgaAACTCTCCTTAACTACTTTAACTATCTTTAAAACATAACTCTTATGTTTTTGCCTCattctaaatgttttgtttttgaagttcatatgttgaaacaaACATAtcattagataaaaataaattgcttgaGAAATAATTCAAgctttcatttccaaataagttgaaatttattaaaaaattggtTATTATTTGGTAACCAGTAGTTGGATTTGACATGACATGACAAAATGAATCAGTGATTCTTTGTGAGGATAGATCTTTAACTTGGGGCATTATTTGGGTAGGAAGCTTGCTGTAGCTAACGTTTTAAAGGCCCAGTGCTATTCTTTGTAAGTATTCTTCATTCTATCTGGACCATGtgacatttttttgaaaatttttggtACTACTTTATGGAAAGCTAAACACTTGgtcataaatattcttttttttccttccacagagaagttaagaaaattgTCTAAGTCATTACATTAGGTCTGCTCTGTATGGCAGAATTTACAAATGTGGTCTTGATTTCCCCTAATTCTCCACGATTGGGTCAGAGTAACCTATAGGATAAGATTGTAATTTCTACAGTGTTGCATTCCACAcgatgagggttgtggggagggagaagggcgcaggcgcagggttaagaaaagacagtagccacgAATAGAATGAAAACCGCAGGGCCAAGGGGATCAGCCTTAAGGACTGAACCCCGAATCGGGCCAAGgcgtagtttttattggtaaacttctaaagaggtaatgattgttaatctcaagatctgtgtgttgtagcctgctggctgtctttccgaaagctcccattgtgttccagcttgtactttgccttcacacacacgcacacatctccaaggaatccattgaaggagAGGGACCGATAtgattccatcgggtctcagtttgctgagacttcccctcaaaggagcttttccgatatctctccatcgggcctcagtttgcagaggcactcccttgtgaaattcTGGGAAGAGCGCggggggaacaaacggtttggcagctgtaaggcaacactACAGTTCTCTTTTTGCTCAAACTTATACATTCTTCTATttatatggagaaagaaaagtatataatttCAGAAAGGCTCTTTTTTCTGTAGGTAATGAGTACTACAagcataattatataatttaactttaaaaacaactATCCTTATTTAGCTTTGGAGTATATTTGAGTTGAGCAGTGACTagtaagtttaaaaatacatacttgcAAAATGTCAAATGCACAGTGCTTAAAATCTACCAAAAATCATGTcataagatacatttttaaaaattctttttgatTGGATGGCCGGCATCTGAGGATAGTTAGCATTTTAAGATTTAcaggggcggccagttggctcagttggttagagtgttcataacaccaacttcgccggttcaactcccacatgggccagtgagctgcgccctccacaactagagtgaaaacaacttgacgtggagctgatggggtcctggaaaaacacactgatccccaataaaaataaataaataaaaattaaaaactagaaaaaagatTTACAGAATTTtcattatctatatatataactGTATCTGGAAAAAGAGTGCCTACTTCTACAAGCCTAGCTATACAGCTCTTGAAAACATCCACTGGTAACATTACATTTACTCCATACACATCCTTGGTATACATGCATGGATACATAAATAACACAGTAACTGGAGTTTCAGTTACTCAGTGACAATCACTGGTGTGCTTTTAACTATGCTGACAGTGTTTCTAGTATTTAAAGGTACATGTATCTTTTTGGTATAAAATGGGCCCTAAACGCAAGTCAGATGCTCTACCTAGTATTAACTgtagaaacagaaatttattccaatgctaaagaaaaaagttatcaCATAGTAACTTTTTGAGACACAGTATATCAATTTTTGGAGTATGCTTAAATATGGCTACATATACTGTATTTTTGATTTAAGAGAGTTTTATAAGGAAAATTTTGCATATATGTGACTCTTCATGTAACCAAGCAAACTCTAGAACTACACAATTGCCATCAAATGCAACTCTACTGTATAGCTGTTTTGACAGAGTaacaattaaacataaaatagttTTGGACCTGATCATTTGGAGTTAAATAAAAGACAACCAAGAACAAAACTCTCTATAATATTgatttaaactaaaaattattttgttgggggaggcaaaaaaacaaaacaatttgatCCATTTTGGGAATCTGGCTGAAGAGTAACGGTAAGTCTAAGCAACAGTGGGGCAATTTAATTTCCAAATCTTCATCTCCCCCATTCAGTAGGAAGAACTAATAGTATTAACAGAAGGCACTCATTACATTTGCCTTAACAAgacttatatttataaaattaattgaaaaaagcaaaaaagatacTATCCAAGGATCACAATGAACATATTCTACAACAATTTGGTAAGTTTGAAAACCCAGCCAAAAACTAACTAGTAATGAGTGTATTCCTCCAGCAGATTCTTAATGAAGAAAAACGTATTTATGTGGTTCCAGAGATTAGAAATCAGGATCTTcttgtaagaaatatattttattattttaacctccttttataattgaaaatcaCTATTTTGAAAATCGCTCTAAAAAAGAATCACTATTATGTCAGCTTGGCACTTCTTTTTTAGTCTGAAACTCTCCTCTTTTAAGAAAGGCAACATTTTCCTCCCCATATGGCACCTTTCTTATAACTATAACTGAACTTTGTCCAGAATCAGAGGCAGTTTCTTCAGAAATAGCCAATGATCAACATATAAGACACAGTAGTTTCTTACAGATTCTCTGGCAAGAGAGTATAACAGTATTAACCGAATAAACTTAATacaagaaataatgttttaaatcaaaGTAAACTACTTTGCATTGAATCGCTTTTTTCTGATTCTAAACCAGATGACTTCTATTCTTAAAATTTAGGATAAAttgggaatgcaaatcaaaatcagaCCCTAGTTAAAGAAAACAGGACGCTGAGAACAGTGATTTAGCAAAAGTAAACTcaacaacacaattaaaattaactgggaaaattttaattaataagcaTCAAATGTACTTTACATTGATAACTGCAATACTGAAACTGagacattttaagtatttttctcagaaaatgttagtgattttcttttttcctgggaAACATGGAGATTCAACTATGAGCGTTAATGCAGCCAGTCTAGGTCATAGTAGTTTAGTCAATGCTACTATAGGAACAGGTGTTCACATTTCATGTCTACAATAAGGTAGACTGTGAGCTTCTTGTATCgcaaaattttagcaaaaatcCCAAGAGATAATTGAAAGGAATGTCAAATTTTTGAAGTGCAAACTCATAAACTCTACATTGGGATCACTTTTTTGCTTGAAGTGCATCTGACTTGAGAATACAGGCAATTATTCTTTCCTCAttccttggaaaaaatatttctgcaatAAGTCTAGTATCTTCATTTACTATGACTGCGTTGTTGTTAAGAAAAATTATCAGCTCTGTGGTTAGTTTCCCACAGTTGATAAAAATCtatcaaaaacataatttatgaggaaaaaagttgttttttaaaggcTGCAGGAACAGGAAAGAAATAGCACTTCTTATTTGTATAAGCACAAACACTTAAAGCTAGTCATACTGCAGATAAATCCAACACAGTATTCAAAAGttctataaaaatgaacaaaagatacACAGTTACTTCCATGGCTCCAATAGTCAAATGTTAGATCTGCATGAGAGTTGCACTGTAGCAGTTTGCTGGTCCAATTTAAGAGTCCGAAGTCCTTTTCGTGTATTTGGCCCAATAATGTCCACATCCCAGATAAATTCAGttcaaaaaatggaaattaggGCAAAGACTCCGTATAACAAAGCACAAGGATATGCTATTAGAAGTTGCTGTCCTTCCATGGCTaatgcagaaatgaaaattttggaaGCAGAAAAACTACACCATCCAATGATTCCAACAGTGAGAAGGACTCCTACCATTCCTCTGTAACCAACaaggaaaaaggacaaaaaaagattAGTTACGTAAAAATACTTACTACAATAAGCAATtctaaagaaaagcattttaaatccACATGTAGACATCTGCAGAACTAATCAAGATTTTTGCTCCCCAAATGTTCAAATGTACTTTACAGTGAATTCGAAGATGCTGAATTATTCCATGTGATAAAAGCTCATTTATCAATACATTTTGTGCCTTTTAGCACAGGATTTCTCAACCTTCGCACTGCTCAAATATGGGCTGGACGTATTTTTGTTGTGGGGGGGTTTCTGTGCATTGTTAGGATGTTCATAGCATTCCTGGCTTCTAGCCATAAGATACCAGTAGCACCCCTGTCCCCgacagttgtgacaaccaaattTGTCTCCAGGTATTGCCAATTGTCCCCTAGGAGCAAAATCGCCCCTGGTTGGAAACAAGTATTTTAGTAGAAAATATCTTCTGTAGAATTCAAATGTAAATGTATCAATCTCAACAAATGAAAAGAGTGAAGCAGTTTCTACACTAGAAATCTGAAGCATTTTTATCGAAAGTAGGAACACTGTAAAGCCATCACCTTGCCAAATCTCTGGTATCATATAGTTGATATATGCCCTTCTCTCCAACCTCCGTTTCAGCTTTGTAAGTGTAACAAAGCCGTGTCCAGCACGTGCCACGAGGAGGAGCCTGACTGCTGAGAGCACATTCGCACTGGCCAGGAGCGGGAACTCTATCAGCAGTAATTTTCACCTTTCCTTTTAACCCTACCTAAGTTCTTCTCtaaaaatcatacatatttaAAGCTGCTTACAACTATATCTGAGAACACAATTGGCCGGTAACAGCCTCAGGccaaaaaaaagtttcattttcagttaaaaaactGCCAAATAGAGAGTCTGTTTATTATTCATTCACTACTACATGCTCAACATCTTCAAGAAATCAGATATAGTCTAatctgaaaaatatcaaaaagaaagtaAGTGTAATTTTTAACTTCACTTTTTCCATGCTAAATTTAAGTTAACAATCACCATTGTTCAATTTGTTTAGTGACACTGGTAAATGAACACAAAACTAGGGAAATTCTTTTTCCTAGGTAGAAGCTGAGATGGTATACAAGATGTTCAAGTTTACTCTCCGGTCCACTGCTCATCACTGAGACGCACGCAGCCTCACTCACAAAAGTCACGGCCTGACGTTTGCTGGATCAGTGATTCCTCCCATACTGATGGGAAGGTAAATCCTACTACACAGAATTGGTCAATTGACACCCAAAATAAAAACCAGTACTTACTGCAACGAAAATATCACTGCAAAGCTGGAAAGTAGGATCATGGGAAGAAGACAATATCCAAGGACACTTGCCACACAACCAAATGAAACACCTGTCATACTCATTAGgtttaataaacaaaacattcCTAGACATCCAATTGCACTGATCCCATATACATAGCCAAACTGGATTTTGCCAGCCTATGGGTAAAGAAAAGATTACAGGTTAAAGGGCAAAAAAATAAGTTACTTTTGGCCTTATTTCACCCAAAATGGTACATGTAGAAGATATTCAATTTATGAGCATCAAAGTCTCCAGAGATATCCATTTTTTACGCAGAAGTAGAACACTGAGCAGACTGACTTTTACGTCTTTCTTAAGAAGTTTAAAGTATCACCTCCCAACACAAagatatttgttttttcattttccagttagCATCTGAGCTTGGCATGGAATTCAACAAATAAAGATACAAAATCGTGGTACAATCACCTAAAGTAGtagatttctaaaaagaaatctgGCTGATTTTAAGCAAATAAACTACAGAGACAAGATGGAAAGTCATTCAGAATGTTTGGACAATAGCTAGTATCACTTGAAAGCACCTAATTCCACCAAAACTGCCTCAGAGCAAGTTAGTCTCATGAACAGATGTAGCTATAATCTTTAGGTATGATCTTTTAAACAGCAGAAATCACTTTGTGATTTCGCTTTACATGTTAGAGGAGTTAGGAGAAAGCAAGCCAGGATAAGCAGGAGGCCAGGGTTTtgtgggaaggagaaaaaagaaaactgagtaaCAACCAGGCAAGAGGAATACAAtggaaggtatttttttcttttttttcccaattgtGTGTTGATTTATAAAGTTCTTTGaccaaaaataaacacacacacacaccctcactcaGGACAGTTCAGGTTAGCTAAATTGGAGTCACAGTACCATTAGTAAAGTTATGTGAACAAACATCGTATCACTGTATTCAGGTCCACTATCATTAAAAATCACTCTACAGAGAAACCTTCAAAACGTTCCTGGTTTGCCAGATTTTTGACATAAAGCTCAGTCACGAGAATGCCTCCACAAATTCTGTTAAAAGGAAAACTCCTTGGGATTTTGTTAAGATTCaatgtttatttgtatatatttgattgAGAATACCGAAGTTTGAAAGGCTCAGCTGAGTTCATTGATAATTCACTCATGTAATAATAAAACCTCATGCTTGCACAGTGCTTTAAACTTCTCAAAGTGCTCTCACAGAAACTGTCTTGCTTAAAGTCCAAAACAATCTTGTTAGGGGGCAAGCAAAGAATTGTCTATCAGAGGGAGCGGAGATTAAAAGATTCCTCGAGGACAGAGTAGAAGCATGGAGCTCAAGCCCAGCTTTTCTGACTAAAAACCCCATGTTCTATCCATTTACAgatataagataaaatttaaaaaaatattaacaattgtctttacaacttttcattttcaatatgcTTTAACATTCTTAGGGAGGTGGGATAGGGACTAAAACCTcttgtcttttaatatttcaattattaaaagtcaaaataatgtACAGAAaagtcaccaccaccaccattacaaGGAAACACTATCCACGGTctggatatttaaattaaaaaaaaaaaaaaagcaacagactAAAAAATTTTGTCAATCTCTTAAAAGAAGGAATTTTGATGAAGAAACAAAGCCACacgttatttattatttattttttgttttcccctaacAATTGGACCACTTCTTGGAACAAGAAATGATTTCTTAACATACTGTATTGTTATCAATGGAGAAGTGATGAATAGGTATAAATTCAAGCAACTCAACACTATTCAAAACACCTCAAAGACTTGCTGTATAAGCAATCTCATAGATGGCTCTTGGTGGAACATTTCAAGATTGTTCTGTAATCTCACACTGAAAGTTGAAACTAAAATCTTACCAGTAACAACGTGGCTCCAAAGGCAAGGCAAAAAACCATGGGTCCGGCCAAATCAGTCTCATTCATGATGCTGCCATCTGCTACTTTTAATGGATGTAACACTGTTAGTGTTTTTTGCCAAATGTGGTCAAAATTGATACCTaattctaaaggaaaagaaaataaggaagtcaATTAGGACTTGGAATATACCTTTAGTTTACCAGACTCTATGCTAGAACAGGAGACAAAATGAAACACCCAGCATCAAAAGACGATCCAGAAATACCAGATGATATTATTTGGATGAGTCCTCAACACCAGTCTTCTTTGACTGTGGtgtttattccacaaatatctgATTTCTGGTTTGGTGTTAGAAAATGGTATGAATATGATGGCACAGACACTGTCAGCTAGTACTGCATAGAAAAGACTATATGAGCAGGGCTAATAGTAAGGGATCCTTTACTTGGGGCTTCAGGAACACCTGGAGGCCCCACGAAATTTTATACAAAACTATGTTtctatgcatatgtgtgcatttttctaaGGAGCGTATTCATAGCTTTCATTAGACTCTCAAAGGGTAtcgaactaaaaaaaaaaaatgttctaaactaCTGCTCTAGGGTTTTGGAATACAATTTGAAAACCACCATACTTTACAGGGATGTTACTAGTTTTGTCAGCTTATTTCCATGGTGACTAATCAATACCATGCTATTTCATTTCTTCCACTGATAGGTTTTAATtgataatatgaaataaaagtcaACGCTAATGTATTGACATATCTTATTGTCACTTTTAAAGATCTATTACAAATCTGTTCTCCTCTGGCTCAATGTGGTTTATACACAATCTATTCATATTGGGTcacttagaaaacattttctacatTATTCTTTAAAGGAAAGCAAACTTCTCCAAACTAAGGTTTATTTTCACTGACCAGCTGGATACTATAAAGTACGATCAGATGTCGCAACCAATCCTACCTTCTAGTAAAGGTGGCTCATCCTCAAAGTTGGTTCCGTAAAATGGCTGGGGAGTGGCTGGAGTGTATGCCTGAGCTGGCTGGAAAATCTGCCCGGTGTATGGCTGTTGTGGATGCATCATGTCCGGAGGGACAAACTGCCCTTGCTGCGAGTAGTCATAGCCAGCATACTGTCTGTAAATCAAAGTAAGTTACATTTCTCAGAATTACGTCAACCCCCAACAGCTGATATCCCTGACAGCTAGAAAATCTTAGTCATGCAATTCCTAGGATGTGTACTTTGCCAGTTTTTGTAAATGATGGCTGAAATGATTACTAGAACCAAGGTGATTATCTATTACAATAAGTAGTCTGTGTTTCATAGAGAATCTTCCTGATGATGCCAACACTCACTCATGCAGCACttgagcattttataaattattcaacCTTTAAACATTAGGCCaacaaatgaaaacttaaaaatcttgtctatttttcccccttagtgagtatatataatataaagataGCTGTGAAGTAAAATTTATCTCTAAGACTATGAATGAAAACTAAGGCTAAGAGACTTTGTACGTTATGTAATTTTCCATTGTAATTTGGATCTCTATTGAATGAAAAAATCATTCTTCTTTACTCTTTGTAGTATGTTGTTTTTTACAAGTGGGTCTTTAAGAACAACCATCAATTTCAAACCAGAGTGGAAAAATCAAGCTTCTTTTTTTGTGAAAGCTTCTGGATATAACAAAACCTTATTAGTATGCcttgaatttgaatattttttttgttttttgttttttacaggactttattggggaacagtgtgtacttccaggattctttctaagtcaagttgttgtcctttcaatcttagttgtggagggtgccattcagcttcaagttgttgtcctttcagtcttagttgtggagggcgcagttcagctccagggccagttgccgttgttagctgcagggggcgcagcccaccagtccttcaggagtcgaaccagcaaccttgtggttgagaggacgggctccaaccaactgagccttccaggagctcagcggcagctgcCGTGTTCAATCGTAGTtacagggagcagagcccaccatcccttgcgggactcgaggagtcgaaccggcaaccttgtggttgagagtccaatggtccatgtgggaatcgaaccggcagcctttggcattaggaacACCAGGCTCCAACCACTTGAGACACTGGGCCAGCCCTGAATagtgtttttaatctttcaaagtTGTACatctattgtttcatttattatgtGCTAAAATCCTGCATTTTAGAGGGAGAGACCTTACCATGGCTACTTTAGTGATGAAAACAGGGAACAGAAGGATATTGAAATAGTATCTTTAAACAATTGTTTCACCATGTTCTGAAAAAATATGACATCTATCAATGGGACCAATCTAATTACATAGTAAGAAATACAGaagtaattactttaaaagtaaggtatttttaaaatggagctgaGAAGACTTAGAGAGCTTTTAGTctaattaccttttaaaattttatagttcccttttagataaatataaaaatttaatgacCTCCATTAATGctatttgagattttaaaataaatctaaattttaaattgcacatctTGATTAgaagcaaatcaaaacaatgatAAATTCTCAACCTCACATACATAGCCTTCTGGAAATTCCAATGGGGTTCTCAAGACTCACCACACTAGTCCAATCCATGCTGGAAAAAAACACTCTTTATTTTGCTggctataaaataatatagaattcactgaagcattattttaatagcaaaaaccagaaaacaaaggaaactatAGTAAATAAGTTGTGATATGGGCATAGATAACTATGTACCTGTTAAAGGAAATGACACAGTTGTATGTGTGCTGATAAGGAATGATAATCAAGAAATattcagtggaaagaaaaaaaaacaatgttcagAATAGTATATATCATATACACCCATTGTGACTGTGCTTTTTAGG
Proteins encoded in this window:
- the YIPF5 gene encoding protein YIPF5 isoform X1, whose product is MSGFDNLNTDFYQTSYSIDDQSQQSYDYGGSGGPYSKQYAGYDYSQQGQFVPPDMMHPQQPYTGQIFQPAQAYTPATPQPFYGTNFEDEPPLLEELGINFDHIWQKTLTVLHPLKVADGSIMNETDLAGPMVFCLAFGATLLLAGKIQFGYVYGISAIGCLGMFCLLNLMSMTGVSFGCVASVLGYCLLPMILLSSFAVIFSLQGMVGVLLTVGIIGWCSFSASKIFISALAMEGQQLLIAYPCALLYGVFALISIF
- the YIPF5 gene encoding protein YIPF5 isoform X2 produces the protein MMHPQQPYTGQIFQPAQAYTPATPQPFYGTNFEDEPPLLEELGINFDHIWQKTLTVLHPLKVADGSIMNETDLAGPMVFCLAFGATLLLAGKIQFGYVYGISAIGCLGMFCLLNLMSMTGVSFGCVASVLGYCLLPMILLSSFAVIFSLQGMVGVLLTVGIIGWCSFSASKIFISALAMEGQQLLIAYPCALLYGVFALISIF